The proteins below are encoded in one region of Cucurbita pepo subsp. pepo cultivar mu-cu-16 chromosome LG10, ASM280686v2, whole genome shotgun sequence:
- the LOC111803592 gene encoding uncharacterized protein LOC111803592 isoform X2 gives MSLAFQYLSVTSSSPSPPPSTSYFSVFFSRNPCLSLGFAPGRFPNAPSFQILDYKLRRTFNFGSINAHHLCPRVSTSGVGRGHSGDGDCDIDSLLSAAELFCLVTSLIASVGFALSCAKASSKSVFLAVFSDRIFVGAIFFLVAGVAIGAWIRRRQWNRFFRQTAKGLLEVNLVENINKLEEDLRSSATVIRVLSRQLEKLGIRFRVTRKALKKPVEETAALAQKTFEATRALAVRGDILEKELAEIQKVLLAMQISCLSEGL, from the exons ATGTCGCTTGCTTTCCAATACCTTTCAGTGACTTCATCTTCTCCTTCCCCTCCCCCTTCAACCTCTTACTTCTCCGTCTTCTTTTCCAGGAATCCGTGCTTGTCTCTTGGATTCGCTCCTGGCCGTTTCCCAAACGCTCCGTCTTTTCAAATTCTTGATTATAAGCTTCGgagaacttttaattttggttcCATTAATGCTCATCACTTGTGTCCTCGAGTTTCTACATCTGGAGTAGGCCGGGGACACAGTGGTGATGGTGATTGCGATATCGATTCTTTACTTTCAGCTGCCGAGTTGTTTTGTCTCGTTACGTCGTTGATCGCTTCTGTTGGTTTCGCTCTGAGTTGCGCGAAAGCCAGCTCTAAGAGCGTGTTCTTGGCGGTGTTCAGTGATAGGATTTTCGTTGGCGCAATTTTTTTTCTGGTGGCTGGGGTTGCAATTGGTGCTTGGATTCGTAGGCGGCAATGGAATCGATTTTTTCGACAAACAGCGAAGGGCTTATTAGAGGTGAATTTGGTGGAAAACATTAACAAGCTGGAGGAGGATTTAAGGAGCTCAGCAACGGTAATTAGAGTCTTATCGAGGCAGCTGGAGAAGCTCGGGATTAGATTTAGAGTTACTCGAAAGGCTCTGAAGAAGCCCGTCGAGGAG ACTGCAGCTTTAGCCCAAAAAACTTTCGAGGCCACTCGAGCATTAGCAGTTCGAGGGGATATTTTGGAGAAGGAGCTTGCTGAAATCCAGAAAGTCTTACTGGCTATGCAG ATTTCTTGTCTGAGTGAGGGTTTGTAG
- the LOC111803592 gene encoding uncharacterized protein LOC111803592 isoform X1 produces the protein MSLAFQYLSVTSSSPSPPPSTSYFSVFFSRNPCLSLGFAPGRFPNAPSFQILDYKLRRTFNFGSINAHHLCPRVSTSGVGRGHSGDGDCDIDSLLSAAELFCLVTSLIASVGFALSCAKASSKSVFLAVFSDRIFVGAIFFLVAGVAIGAWIRRRQWNRFFRQTAKGLLEVNLVENINKLEEDLRSSATVIRVLSRQLEKLGIRFRVTRKALKKPVEETAALAQKTFEATRALAVRGDILEKELAEIQKVLLAMQEQQQKQLELILAIGKSGKIWESRQEHSGGQSSIGRHDLVDERLNQKEVQDA, from the exons ATGTCGCTTGCTTTCCAATACCTTTCAGTGACTTCATCTTCTCCTTCCCCTCCCCCTTCAACCTCTTACTTCTCCGTCTTCTTTTCCAGGAATCCGTGCTTGTCTCTTGGATTCGCTCCTGGCCGTTTCCCAAACGCTCCGTCTTTTCAAATTCTTGATTATAAGCTTCGgagaacttttaattttggttcCATTAATGCTCATCACTTGTGTCCTCGAGTTTCTACATCTGGAGTAGGCCGGGGACACAGTGGTGATGGTGATTGCGATATCGATTCTTTACTTTCAGCTGCCGAGTTGTTTTGTCTCGTTACGTCGTTGATCGCTTCTGTTGGTTTCGCTCTGAGTTGCGCGAAAGCCAGCTCTAAGAGCGTGTTCTTGGCGGTGTTCAGTGATAGGATTTTCGTTGGCGCAATTTTTTTTCTGGTGGCTGGGGTTGCAATTGGTGCTTGGATTCGTAGGCGGCAATGGAATCGATTTTTTCGACAAACAGCGAAGGGCTTATTAGAGGTGAATTTGGTGGAAAACATTAACAAGCTGGAGGAGGATTTAAGGAGCTCAGCAACGGTAATTAGAGTCTTATCGAGGCAGCTGGAGAAGCTCGGGATTAGATTTAGAGTTACTCGAAAGGCTCTGAAGAAGCCCGTCGAGGAG ACTGCAGCTTTAGCCCAAAAAACTTTCGAGGCCACTCGAGCATTAGCAGTTCGAGGGGATATTTTGGAGAAGGAGCTTGCTGAAATCCAGAAAGTCTTACTGGCTATGCAG GAACAGCAACAAAAGCAACTTGAATTGATTCTTGCAATAGGGAAGTCGGGAAAGATATGGGAAAGCAGACAGGAGCACAGTGGAGGACAAAGTTCTATTGGGAGGCATGATCTGGTTGACGAACGCTTAAATCAAAAGGAAGTCCAGGACGCTTGA
- the LOC111804566 gene encoding LOW QUALITY PROTEIN: haloacid dehalogenase-like hydrolase domain-containing protein At4g39970 (The sequence of the model RefSeq protein was modified relative to this genomic sequence to represent the inferred CDS: inserted 1 base in 1 codon) — protein sequence MEHGWPSSTILEKAPENDEDRAKLIDILQDWKTDRYKEIIKSGTVKPRPGVLRLMDEAKSAGRKLAVCSAATKSXVVLCLESLIGIDRFQNLGCFLAGDDVKEKKPDPSIYITASKKLGVLERDCLVVEDSVIGLQAATKAGMQCVITYTTSTANQDFEEAIATYPDLSDIRLTETLCYKMLPLQDRKLFTTLN from the exons ATG GAGCATGGATGGCCCTCTTCAACGATCCTCGAGAAGGCTCCGGAAAATGATGAGGACCGAGCAAAGTTGATTGATATTCTTCAg GACTGGAAAACGGACAGGTACAAAGAAATAATCAAATCTGGAACC GTGAAGCCCAGGCCTGGAGTTCTAAGATTGATGGATGAGGCAAAGTCTGCT GGCAGGAAACTTGCTGTATGCTCTGCAGCTACCAAAA TAGTTGTTCTTTGCCTTGAAAGTCTTATTGGAATT GATCGGTTTCAAAATCTTGGTTGCTTTCTTGCT GTGATGatgtgaaggaaaaaaaacctGATCCATCCATTTATATAACAGCTTCAAAA AAGCTAGGCGTGTTAGAAAGGGATTGCCTGGTGGTTGAGGACAGTGTTATTGGCTTGCAG gcTGCAACAAAGGCTGGAATGCAATGTGTCATAACCTACACAACTTCCacagctaaccag gaTTTTGAAGAAGCGATAGCAACCTATCCAGACTTGAGTGACATAAG ATTGACGGAGACTCTCTGCTACAAAATGTTGCCACTACAAGATAGAAAATTGTTCACAACATTGAATTGA
- the LOC111804565 gene encoding linamarin synthase 2-like, producing the protein MSKSVADKPHAVCIPYPEQGHTLPLLQLAKLLHSTGFHITFVIPEFYHDHIRHSQGPEVMKGLSDFQFRVIPDGLPPSERKASPDVPTLCDSTRRNFFNPFKQLVAGLNSSVEVPSVSCIIADGVLSFAIKAAEELGIPEVQFWTASVCGFMGYLYFDELIQRGILPFKDETFLSDGTLDTPINWIPGMKNIRLRDLPSFIRTTNIDDVMFDFMGSETRNCLSSSAIIFNTFDELEHDVLEAISTKFPQIYTVGPLSLLSREVTESHLKPLRLSVWKEDQKCLEWLDTQAPKSVVYVSFGCLTTVTDQKLREFAWGLAESKQPFLWVLRPDMVLGDAAILPEDFLEETKNRGFLASWCPQEQVLAHPSVGAFLTHCGWNSTLEGICGGVPLICWPFFADQQPNTRYACVHWGIGMELNDEVKRTDIIAILKEIMEGDKGKELRQNAEEWKRKAEHSTAVGGSSYGNFNRLIKEHFHAN; encoded by the exons ATGAGCAAGTCAGTGGCGGATAAACCTCATGCAGTGTGCATCCCATATCCAGAGCAAGGGCACACGTTGCCTCTTCTGCAATTAGCCAAGCTTCTCCATTCAACCGGTTTCCACATAACCTTTGTCATCCCCGAGTTCTATCACGACCACATAAGACACTCCCAGGGACCTGAGGTCATGAAGGGCTTGTCCGATTTCCAGTTCCGGGTCATACCAGACGGGTTGCCGCCATCTGAACGCAAAGCCTCCCCAGATGTTCCGACTCTCTGTGATTCAACTAGGAGAAACTTTTTTAACCCATTCAAACAGTTGGTGGCTGGGCTGAATTCCTCGGTGGAGGTGCCTTCAGTAAGCTGTATAATTGCTGATGGGGTCTTGAGCTTTGCTATAAAGGCTGCTGAGGAGTTGGGGATTCCAGAGGTTCAGTTTTGGACTGCTTCTGTTTGTGGCTTCATGGGGTATCTGTATTTTGATGAGCTTATTCAAAGAGGAATTCTGCCGTTCAAAG ATGAAACATTCTTGAGTGATGGTACACTTGACACACCCATCAATTGGATCCCGGGAATGAAAAACATCCGCCTGAGGGACCTCCCAAGTTTCATCAGAACTACAAACATAGATGACGTAATGTTTGATTTCATGGGATCGGAAACCCGAAACTGCTTGAGTTCTTCTGCTATCATCTTCAACACATTCGACGAGCTTGAACATGATGTGTTAGAAGCAATTTCAACAAAGTTTCCCCAAATATACACAGTTGGTCCCTTATCCTTACTAAGCAGAGAAGTAACTGAAAGCCATTTGAAGCCATTAAGATTGAGTGTGTGGAAGGAAGACCAAAAATGCCTCGAGTGGCTTGATACACAGGCCCCCAAATCTGTTGTGTATGTAAGTTTTGGCTGCTTAACCACGGTGACGGACCAAAAGTTGAGAGAATTTGCATGGGGACTGGCAGAGAGTAAGCAGCCATTTTTGTGGGTACTGAGGCCTGATATGGTCTTGGGTGATGCAGCTATTTTACCTGAAGATTTCTTAGAAGAAACGAAGAACAGGGGATTTCTAGCAAGTTGGTGTCCGCAAGAGCAAGTTCTTGCACACCCATCAGTTGGGGCTTTCCTCACTCACTGTGGTTGGAATTCTACTTTGGAAGGCATATGCGGGGGCGTGCCATTGATATGCTGGCCATTCTTTGCAGATCAACAACCAAATACTCGATATGCTTGCGTCCATTGGGGCATTGGCATGGAATTGAACGATGAAGTAAAGCGCACAGACATTATAGCAATTCTGAAGGAAATTATGGAAGGAGACAAAGGCAAGGAGTTGCGGCAAAATGCTGAAGAGTGGAAAAGGAAAGCAGAACATTCAACTGCTGTCGGTGGTTCATCCTACGGTAATTTCAATAGATTGATTAAGGAACACTTTCATGCTAATTAG
- the LOC111803081 gene encoding uncharacterized protein LOC111803081: protein MAQCFRYGSIMEAWYRSCFSRVGLRSATTDLGNGTVMHCWIPKTRRETKPNLVLIHGMGANAVWQWNKFVRPLIAHFNIYVPDLVFFGESYTTLSDRSEAFQARCVMGVLDAHGVRTANAVGISYGGFVAYSMAAQFPDRMEKLVLCCTGVCLEDKDMEDGMFQVKSVEEAVSVLLPQTPEKLKEMIRIAFFKPIRIGPSCLVNDLIDELCTEYREQKKELIQALHKERKFSDLPKITQPTLIMWGEKDLVFPMELAHRLKSHIGDGAELVVIKKAGHALNIEKPKEMNKLIQCFLVDAHQSSQAKIHHQNDPKSE, encoded by the exons ATGGCTCAGTGTTTTAGGTATGGATCGATCATGGAGGCGTGGTACCGTTCCTGTTTCTCCAGAGTGGGTCTTAGATCCGCCACCACCGATCTCGGAAACGGCACCGTCATGCACTGCTGGATCCCCAAAACCCGCAGAGAAACTAAGCCCAATTTGGTTCTGATCCATGGCATGGGAGCAAATGCAGTGTGGCAGTGGAACAAATTCGTCCGCCCACTCATCGCCCACTTCAACATCTATGTCCCTGACTTGGTCTTCTTTGGGGAATCCTACACCACCCTTTCCGATCGCTCCGAGGCATTTCAGGCTCGGTGTGTGATGGGTGTTTTGGATGCTCATGGAGTACGGACTGCAAACGCGGTGGGGATAAGCTATGGTGGGTTTGTCGCTTATAGCATGGCTGCACAGTTCCCTGATAGGATGGAGAAATTGGTGCTCTGTTGTACTGGTGTTTGCTTGGAAGATAAAGATATGGAAGATGGGATGTTCCAGGTGAAGTCCGTCGAGGAGGCAGTGAGCGTCTTGCTTCCTCAAACGCCGGAGAAGTTGAAGGAAATGATCCGTATTGCGTTTTTCAAGCCTATTAGAATTGGACCCTCTTGCTTGGTCAACGACCTTATCGAT GAACTGTGTACCGAGTACCGTGAACAAAAGAAGGAGCTGATCCAAGCATTGCACAAGGAAAGGAAGTTCTCAGATCTTCCCAAGATTACTCAG CCTACACTGATAATGTGGGGAGAAAAGGACTTGGTATTCCCCATGGAATTGGCACACAGACTCAAAAG CCACATAGGTGATGGTGCGGAACTAGTGGTGATAAAGAAAGCAGGGCATGCTTTAAATATAGAGAAGCCCAAGGAGATGAACAAGCTTATTCAGTGTTTCCTTGTTGATGCTCACCAATCAAGCCAGGCCAAAATTCACCACCAAAATGACCCCAAATCTGAGTGA
- the LOC111804030 gene encoding protein SENSITIVE TO PROTON RHIZOTOXICITY 1-like: MNHPTSSMEFSGDPLPMSMIGNGGPLVPLRNLSKIRSRMDAVQIFLSDNIDREVRISNQQMDAVSSEIVTAIQQIIVNGAALLTCAREETPSTLDLTALTTLTHPNPVAEKSMAEMKVEGDEFEPDREIVELDAMELLAEHIHFCEICGKGFKRDANLRMHMRAHGNQFKTPEALAKPLDIVGANRRAKQSRFSCPYNGCPRNKMHKKFRSLKSLICVKNHFKRSHCPKMFSCNRCNKKSFSVMADLKSHLKHCGESKWRCSCGTTFSRKDKLFGHMALFEGHMPAVADDDDGKGKTSVTAATPETDEDGDSNRISKDVNFPNAWNGSDDGFFESFLDGFGSIENHCLQEVLGLPCNFDSESEWKICGF; encoded by the coding sequence ATGAATCATCCCACTTCTTCAATGGAATTTTCCGGCGATCCACTTCCGATGAGTATGATCGGAAACGGTGGCCCGCTGGTTCCGTTGCGAAACCTCTCGAAGATCCGTTCCAGAATGGATGCCGTCCAAATATTCCTATCAGATAACATCGACAGAGAAGTTCGTATTAGCAATCAGCAGATGGATGCCGTTTCATCTGAAATCGTCACTGCAATCCAACAGATCATCGTCAATGGCGCCGCTCTTCTAACCTGCGCCCGAGAGGAAACCCCGAGTACGCTGGATTTGACGGCTTTGACGACTCTAACTCATCCGAATCCTGTAGCAGAGAAATCAATGGCGGAGATGAAGGTCGAGGGAGATGAATTCGAGCCGGATAGGGAAATAGTGGAGTTGGATGCGATGGAATTGCTAGCGGAGCACATCCATTTCTGCGAAATCTGCGGGAAAGGGTTCAAGCGCGACGCGAATTTGCGGATGCATATGCGTGCCCATGGGAATCAATTCAAGACCCCAGAGGCGTTGGCGAAGCCGTTGGATATTGTTGGTGCGAACCGCAGGGCGAAACAGAGTCGGTTTTCTTGCCCTTACAACGGTTGTCCGAGAAACAAAATGCACAAGAAGTTTAGATCACTGAAGTCGTTGATTTGCGTAAAAAATCACTTCAAACGGAGCCACTGCCCTAAGATGTTCTCCTGCAATCGTTGCAACAAGAAGAGTTTCTCTGTTATGGCCGACTTGAAGAGCCACTTGAAGCACTGCGGTGAGTCCAAGTGGCGGTGTTCGTGTGGAACCACCTTCTCCCGTAAGGACAAGTTGTTTGGTCATATGGCGCTGTTCGAAGGCCACATGCCGGCAGTCGCGGATGACGACGATGGAAAGGGGAAAACATCCGTCACGGCAGCAACGCCGGAGACGGATGAAGATGGGGACTCTAATCGAATTTCGAAGGATGTTAATTTCCCAAACGCGTGGAATGGTTCGGATGATGGATTTTTCGAATCATTTCTGGATGGGTTTGGTTCCATTGAGAATCACTGTTTGCAAGAGGTGCTGGGACTCCCATGTAATTTCGATTCGGAATCGGAATGGAAAATTTGTGGTTTTTGA